The window CCGTGCTGGTGGTACTGGTGCGGGTGCGGGTGCGGGGGCGGGTGgtagtggtggtggtggtggtggtggtaggGCGGCGGGTTCTGGTGGCAGAACTGCGCGTGGTGCGGGTGCggcgcggcggccgcgcccTCCGCGTGGTGCGGGGTCTGCGCGGCCGCGTGGCTCTGCGAGGGGGGCTTGCCCCTCTTGCTACCGAACAGGGACCCTAGGAGTGAGGAGGAGTTGGGCATAGTCTGGTGAGGGCGAGATGGACACTCTCGGGTTGATGTAGCTCTTCGGCGCATGTGAGGACTGCTAATGATGGACccctaaaaagaaattaatagaaaataaaaattaaaaaaaaaaatatcttgaaatgttcggaaagggaaaaaaaaataaaaaaaaaaaaaaagaaaaagttcacACTGACCCACAAACTCCTCCTTTAGGGTTAACATGGGTGGATTATGTTAGAGAGCTCTAGGGGAAATTTTATCTCCACCTTCCCTAAGTGGCCAGTGGGGCACTCATGCCCTTCTTAGAGGATGTTAAGCATTGGGTGATTTTCTCTCAATATTTTGACATAAAGTGATAtgacttcaaattaaaaaaaaaaaatgtcacggAAATGTAACATGATATAAGACCTACGAGtgtgtttttaaaggaaaaatacattttaaaatactgcaaaaaataCCAAACTTGCTTttttaccacaaaaaaaaagcgCTAGATTAAATGCAACCTAAATAGTTAAACATACAGCAGCAAATATTACAGTTACagctcagattttaaaatggtatttaaatatttatttatagcaGTTTTCCACTACTATATATGACAGTGCTGCTTCTCAGGCCTACCTCTGCATTTTGTGTTAAATGGAACCATACCATTTTTGCCACTAACATTTCTATGTGCTTATATTTTTCTGACCTATGGTCCAACATTCTCTATTATTTAGCCTGGAATTTAGTTGCTGAAGTTGagggtttgtatttttaaagagttATGGGACACAAGAGTAGTTAGGCAAAGTATGctagatttaaactgtaatctacctaaagcaaacacaaaaaaaaaaaaaaagaaaaaagaaaaaagaaaaaaaaaaaagaaaaaatctgtaAGCTGAATTCAGAGACATGAACAGTATATATAAATGGTTTGAAGATGAATGAAATCTCATGAAATCCACATTGAATTCACCtatctgaataattttttttgtcctcccaTGCCCTATCTGTGCAATTCCATGGTGTCATGACTGCATACATTTAGCAATTGAACTCGAAAAGAAGCAATGGGGATGGTTGAGCATGACAGTCAATAGTTGTAGCTAAATATCAAACAGCAAGAACAGTGTACTTGGTAACAAAGAGCAAGGTGGGCTTTTAAGCTGGGACCAGACTGAAATGGTGGCAAAAAGACACATCATATCCATTTAACCATGCTGGCAGGAACAAAGGGAACAAGGTTAGCTCAAACCAAAAATGGCATTGCTCTAAAACAAGCTGTCAGTGCTTTGTAAGCTGGAAGAATACAGAGTGAATAGCCTAGGCATGCATTTTACTCGTGGCAGGCAggttatatatatgtgtatatatatatatgttagaagaaaaaagagcaaaaaaatatgtatgtatataaaagAAAGGTTTGAAATGCACATCATCACATCCAGCTAGACATCAGGAACTTCCTACTTACTTCCATATTGCTGTCTAGCGATCCTGCACTGCTGCGTCGCCCACGCTTGCCTGCCCAGGACATGCAACAGCAGAGATTAGAGACTGCGACACGACCGGCGCCAGGAGCCgcggccccacagccccacagcttcagggccagcagggacagcaactCCCTGCACCTGCCTGCGTTTCTAGGGGATCAGTGGAAAtttggagagctgctggtgctggggatcGGCTCACACGAGCAGGGGGTGATTATTTTGTTGGTAATTTGCACAACTTTTGAAGTAGAGGTGTTTGGGCAGCTGGGTTTAGTGCTGCGCTTGTGATGCTGAGCAGCAATGATTTTAAAGGGTTTGGTTTACTGGAAGCTAATCGGccatggaggtttttttttctttaaatattgagATATAATTGTGGGGTGGCATTAACTTAAATGCAAAATTTAACGTTGAAATATTCTGAACTTCAGTGTGGGGCACTGTGAGGGCCATCGGTTTTATCAATTAATCCATTTTATCACTTCATCGGTTTTATCATTTTATCGAATTTATAATTTCAATTTCAGCTTTGAACCTCAGTGGATTTCATACAATATTCTTTCatgaggtttaaaaaaaacctaaacttAATTTTTGATCAGTAAATCTGGAATCTGTCTTGACATTATGGctagattttgtttgtttagctGTGCAGTGCTTTATCTTTAAGCATGTTGGATTTGTACTCCAACAGTCTCAAACTGCAAAAACTTTTGCCTAAACCCACACGTGAAACTCCAGACAGTTTGCCTAAAGAGCCAGAAGACCTCAGTGGCTGGATAGGACACAGGATctcagattttctttctcacttcacagcagagaaaatagCATCTGGCTGCAGTGGAAATAGAGATTTTTAGAAGATAACTTGTGGAGCTTTGCTTTGCAAAGTTTCAGAAtactttcctggcagggtgcAGAAACAAAGCTGAGCTTTGAGGAGCCCTCCTGGTGCTCAGAGCTTCCCTAAAATCTGCAGGGCTTTCGAAACCAAAGCTTTCTCAGCACTCTCTCCTTGTTTTCCTGCAAGGCCAAATATCAGTCTCCACCCTGCTTTGGCTGCATTCAGAGTTTTCTACACTGAGAGGTAGTTTTGGCAGAGAATGTGAGGATTTCAGCATCACTTAACCAATTAATGATGTACCCTCatcacagacaccccaaaagcACCTGTGATCAGAACTAGAGAGCAGTGGAACTGCTCATAGGGCAATTCAGACTACCCAAAGGATCAGGATGACCAAAACCTACCACCTGCTGGATTTATAAGCATAGTATTGACCTGGTTGGTCACAGAACACTGCCCTGAAACAAGTTTCTTGTAAGAGCTACAGTTCCAGGCTACTGGAACATTCTCCCCTCTTAAAAAGAGTTGCTCCCCAGTACAACCCCTCTGCAGTGACATTAAATTGAGGGGAAGGCGTTTGTGGTCAAGGTGTTGTGTTTGACTTGAGAAATTCATTGGGATTTGGAACAATTTCCCTGGATGGGCTCTTTGTCAAAAGCTCACTGCTTCatctcctgctgcagttttagCCTCAGCCAAACTCTACTATCTTATGAGTCCCCCAAGAAAAACTGGGTTTGTTCATCCCTTATGTTGACTCCTAGTCAGGTTTGATATTTTTCTGCTCTGATAACGGGATTAGTACTGATTAACACTCCAACCCCTCTTGCTTGCTGATGCAAACACACTGCGGCAGCCACCTCGGAACTTAGCAGTCAGGGTTGCAAATAAGACTGAGAGCTGACACGGGGCATTAAACGTGgccaaaaatgaaggaaaacacaacaATCCAATGCCTTTTGCATATGGCAGGAGTCACAGTCTGATCAAATAACCACGGACACAGTAAATACGGACAGAGAGCGACAGATGGAATTTTGCTCAGAATAACTCCAGGGCAAAGTAGTACTTGCAAAGCcaagaacaaacagaaaaatccaccTTAAATGCCTGTAATTTCCCTCAGATAGGCACTACTGCCGTACAGAGGCTTagttctttttcttaaaaacaaattgATCCCGATTCTGTGCTGACATGCAGTGTGGTGGGTTTACTCAGTAAATCCCCTGGAGCATTCCCCCTGCCAATGTGTGTTTATTCCAGACTGTTCCCTGGTCTTTGGGATAGCATCCCATCGCAGAAATGcctccctggagctccagccttCACATGCATCTCAGGGAAATTCTAAACTAGAACTGCACCCAAGCATGTACTGGCAGGATAATTAGTAGCTGTGGTACAAAGCAAGGTGGTATTTATCAAATCTGAAGATTAGTTTTGCTTAATATATTAAGCttactttaatattttaaggCTGTTAGAGTGGactttaatttataaaaataaattttcaattaatttaacCTTATCTGTTAGATATGAATATTCCTTGCAAGAAATATCTTGAACTTACACAAGTGTATGCCTCATATATGAACATGCACTATATAGGGCCAAGAACATTTCAAAATTTATAGTAGAGATATGAAGTGATTACAAGATTTTTACAAACTTAACCATGCCAAAAGAATATTGAGCTTCATTAATAAAGGCCACTGCACCTTGCAGAATGGATGTGTGCAGGACACATCACAGGATGTGTGGTGATCTCACAGTTTAGGCTACAGATCAGCTCAGtacatggaaatatttctcaCTCCTGCTCTGTAGTTCTTGAAACTCTTCTGGGCCAGTGAGATAACTGATAGCTAAAGACTATCAATGATTTGATATTATGATTTAGTATTATGATTTGGCTTTGAGTGTCTTGGGGGAGAAAGCTTGGAAAAAAGTTTTAAGTTAAATTACTCTCTCCAATGACTGGAGAGACCACTTTTGAGGGGGAAAGTACTGTTTGCCACCTTTACATTTTCAGCTTGTTTCTGTGTGAAACAGGTACAATCTTAAGATTTCACACTGAAACAGAACTATTTTAATCCTGGAAAtacctttggttttgttttgattttgcagTAATCATTTTTGGCCTGTGGCTGTTTTAGACAAGCCCAGCTCTCAGTAACAGGAACCACTGCACCACCCTCACCTGGTCAGTACTACCTGGCTGTGCCAGTTGTGGAGTACTGGGGCAAACAAGAAA of the Passer domesticus isolate bPasDom1 chromosome 9, bPasDom1.hap1, whole genome shotgun sequence genome contains:
- the LOC135307686 gene encoding IQ motif and SEC7 domain-containing protein 2-like, with the translated sequence MEKHRIESELEKQKGVVHPSMSQCSSLKKDSGNGTLPRACLDDSYAGGEGLKRSALSSSLRDLSEAGKRGRRSSAGSLDSNMEGSIISSPHMRRRATSTRECPSRPHQTMPNSSSLLGSLFGSKRGKPPSQSHAAAQTPHHAEGAAAAPHPHHAQFCHQNPPPYHHHHHHHYHPPPHPHPHQYHQHGHGHGHGPYLPHAPHHGPHHGPHHHGPPPPPAAASTKPKHSGISTIV